Proteins from one Monodelphis domestica isolate mMonDom1 chromosome 6, mMonDom1.pri, whole genome shotgun sequence genomic window:
- the MEPE gene encoding matrix extracellular phosphoglycoprotein, with protein sequence MQVILLSLCFLSLVRSAPHKEGNKGSVPVYHFNKENKQEISPKGNAIQESEKSQDISAGKKILNKDEGTQTSKTSHHDFEVTIYMGSNGNANTGHGRSVSKELPNQEVRGIILINKNVQHDRKYVSAKRLWLIEKGEEDNNTENSTHNKPEGAQFSETQGKRDEDITNHQRGIQNQNIPGDHRANSLGQYATEYSKLSPKHIKFPYDFEGSGQEEEDNDFSFSGGGMVDPDRETTSGYTNVPDPDKTNAIKNNSKFLIGKEDNNEIPEKEEHDLNSNGGNSTRDIIGNDVSKTQREEKNIDNKILGGSNYIKGSTNYRKLPGKEGNDFDANTVNAHQGSGGFHHSQQSLEKQRIIGQHANKSSIAIIEGTDYNEISKYGKDKTKAGIGSSKRDQKTKNDKEKSLSEGKGQSLFIPSYSHTYPSKGANDIRKKHYATRRKFSSTKSHQVNGRKRFWGSKNVHSKKKFKSPKRNDSSDSTSSDHSSDSDSDQSMEYFGGSAN encoded by the coding sequence CATAAAGAAGGCAACAAAGGCAGTGTTCCAGTTTACCACTTCAACAAGGAAAATAAGCAAGAGATATCTCCTAAAGGAAATGCCATCCAGGAAAGTGAGAAATCCCAAGACATTTCTGCTGgcaaaaaaatactgaataaagaTGAAGGTACTCAAACTAGCAAGACCTCCCACCATGACTTTGAGGTTACCATTTATATGGGGTCCAATGGAAATGCCAATACTGGCCATGGGAGGAGTGTTAGCAAGGAGCTACCTAACCAAGAAGTACGTGGCATCATTCTCATTAACAAAAATGTCCAACATGATAGAAAATATGTAAGTGCTAAAAGATTATGGTTAATTGAGAAAGGTGAAGAAGATAATAACACTGAGAATTCCACACACAATAAGCCTGAGGGAGCTCAGTTTTCTGAAACTCAAGGCAAAAGAGATGAGGACATTACTAATCATCAAAGAGGCATCCAAAACCAAAATATTCCAGGAGACCACAGAGCTAATAGCCTTGGCCAATATGCCACTGAATACTCAAAACTGTCCCCAAAACACATAAAGTTTCCATATGATTTTGAAGGTAGTGGTCAAGAGGAAGAAGAcaatgacttttctttttctggtggaGGAATGGTTGATCCTGACAGAGAAACCACAAGTGGTTACACAAATGTTCCAGATCCAGACAAAACTAATGcaattaaaaacaactctaaaTTTCTCATAGGAAAGGAAGACAATAATGAAATCCCAGAGAAAGAAGAACATGATCTGAATTCCAATGGTGGAAATTCCACTAGAGATATTATTGGAAATGATGTCAGTAAAacacaaagagaagagaaaaacattGATAATAAAATTTTAGGAGGCAGTAATTACATTAAAGGAAGTACAAATTATAGGAAACTTcctggaaaagaaggaaatgattttGATGCCAACACTGTAAATGCCCATCAAGGGTCAGGAGGATTTCATCACTCTCAACAATCCTTGGAAAAGCAAAGAATTATTGGCCAACATGCTAATAAAAGCAGTATTGCTATAATTGAAGGTACTGATTACAATGAAATTTCTAAATATGGCAAAGATAAGACTAAGGCAGGTATAGGAAGTTCTAAGAGAGACCAAAAGACCaaaaatgataaggaaaaaagTTTAAGTGAAGGAAAAGGTCAAAGCCTATTTATTCCTTCTTATAGTCATACCTACCCTTCAAAGGGAGCAAAtgacataagaaaaaaacattatgcAACACGTAGAAAATTCAGCTCTACCAAGAGTCACCAagtaaatggaaggaaaaggttttgGGGTTCTAAAAATGTCCATTCAAAGAAGAAGTTTAAGTCTCCTAAAAGAAATGACAGCAGTGATTCAACTTCCAGTGACCACTCAAGTGATAGTGATAGTGACCAATCCATGGAATATTTTGGAGGTAGTGCTAATTAG